A window of the Linepithema humile isolate Giens D197 chromosome 4, Lhum_UNIL_v1.0, whole genome shotgun sequence genome harbors these coding sequences:
- the LOC105669224 gene encoding E3 ubiquitin-protein ligase LRSAM1-like isoform X2 — MQIRRMSRKHGSKANADYKARLEYKLYLARENPEPVFDVSECALKHVPSGIYSLCKVFRKKSLLMFDNKLSSLSGGGALSDLSLLTVLDIHGNEFNSLSSDIMYLTSLKELYLQDNNIRKLPNEIVHLSKLTILNVSRNNLKQLPEGIGQMQQLTNLDISYNKSLQKLPKSLGYAQQLTSLNIDGLNLLYPPQDILDGGTIVIIAFLANESGIEYSPEDSVSETDISRDISSDDMQTVYNNKSNDVQEHRQNALLAVEKNIKQQQEYEMEVQSTLKAHRKKLLENLALQQIQLEQELEKVQQERDINRTRLLSYIYNAEKEADNVIKEFLKNSEEERQSQAELVEQEKQEEMQLLSSCHSEQSLLRMKDILLAMEKLLEEEMCRARKLEEYTKYRDYNAQSLLTLEVRKNDHLAQVVHDQEKNRQDLVDSLRQDEVLQKAAVAALLERSDARSWSIVQQVNLVQSQLAALTNIELERRKLEINQQLNEIADRRVALTAILIDLLEQQKTRRDQLLETINTIEQQRCISNARRGSLFWLMQYQSLMEARPQGLLEMLEPMLVRHVAIAGALHCLPFLAKLPSLLPNISDEQLQDIGINCEKDRAAIMLAVENYLAEVKLNESRSLAMPSAPLEEASTSNQDCNLVQNINMIECVICLDLQCEVIFLPCGHLCCCSPCANKISAECPMCRSSIERKVRVVQP, encoded by the exons ATGCAAATAAGGAGGATGTCGAGGAAGCACGGGAGCAAGGCTAACGCCGATTACAAAGCGCGGCTTGAGTACAAGTTGTACCTG GCCAGAGAAAATCCAGAGCCAGTGTTTGATGTGTCGGAATGTGCCTTGAAGCATGTGCCATCGGGTATTTATTCGCTCTGCAAGGTGTTCCGAAAGAAGAGCCTGCTAATGTTTGATAACAAGCTGAGCTCCCTCTCGGGTGGAGGTGCCTTAAGTGATCTGTCGCTGCTAACTGTCTTAGACATTCATGGaaatgaatttaattcattatcttCGGATATTATGTATCTCACTTCTCTCAAG GAACTTTATTTGCAAGACAACAATATTCGCAAACTGCCTAATGAAATAGTTCACTTGAGTAAATTAACAATTCTAAATGTCTCGAGGAACAACTTAAAACAATTACCTGAGGGTATTGGACAGATGCAGCAGCTTACCAATTTGGACATCAGCTACAATAAATCACTGCAGAAGTTGCCCAAATCTCTGGGTTATGCTCAACAATTAACAAGTTTGAATATCGATGGACTGAATCTTTTGTATCCACCTCAAGATATTTTGGATGGCGGCACGATAGTGATCATCGCGTTTCTGGCGAACGAGAGTGGCATCGAGTATTCGCCAGAAGATTCCGTATCTGAGACCGATATTTCAAGAGACATAAGTTCGGATGACATGCAGACGGTATATAACAATAAGAGTAATGATGTGCAG GAACATCGACAAAATGCCTTGTTGGCGGTTgagaaaaacataaaacaacAGCAGGAATATGAGATGGAAGTACAATCCACACTTAAAGCGCACAGgaaaaaa CTTTTGGAAAATTTAGCGTTGCAGCAGATACAATTGGAGCAAGAACTCGAGAAAGTGCAGCAGGAAAGAGATATAAATCGAACGCGTTTACTTTCGTATATTTACAATG cTGAAAAGGAAGCCGACAATGTGATTAAAGAATTTCTAAAGAACAGCGAAGAGGAAAGACAAAGTCAAGCAGAATTAGTGGAACAGGAGAAGCAGGAGGAGATGCAATTGTTAAGCTCTTGTCACTCGGAACAATCTCTACTGCGTATGAAAGATATTCTCC TTGCAATGGAGAAATTATTGGAGGAAGAAATGTGCAGAGCGAGGAAATTGGAGGAATATACGAAATATAGAGATTACAATGCGCAATCACTGCTTACGCT AGAGGTGAGGAAGAACGACCATTTGGCGCAGGTAGTACACGACCAGGAGAAAAACAGACAAGACCTCGTCGACAGCTTACGCCAGGACGAAGTTTTGCAGAAAGCGGCAGTTGCAGCATTGCTGGAACGTAGCGACGCACGCTCCTGGAGCATTGTGCAGCAAGTGAACCTAGTGCAGTCGCAATTGGCCGCGCTCACCAACATTGAGCTTGAAAGGAGAAAGTTGGAGATCAATCAGCAACTT aatgaaATTGCTGATAGACGCGTGGCTTTAACAGCCATTCTTATAGACTTATTGGAACAGCAGAAAACCAGGAGAGACCAGTTACTAGAAACAATTAACACAATAGAGCAACAGCGATGCATctct AATGCGAGACGGGGCAGTTTGTTCTGGCTGATGCAGTACCAATCTCTGATGGAAGCCCGACCGCAAGGATTGCTGGAGATGTTGGAACCTATGCTGGTACGACACGTGGCGATAGCAGGAGCTTTACACTGCCTTCCATTCCTGGCTAAATTGCCGTCTTTGCTGCCGAACATCAGCGACGAACAGTTACAAGAT ATTggtataaattgtgaaaaggATCGCGCTGCTATAATGTTGGCAGTTGAAAATTATCTGGCAGAGGTAAAATTGAACGAATCCAGATCACTCGCAATGCCTTCCGCACCTCTCGAAGAAGCATCGACCAGTAATCAGGACTGTAATCTCGTTCAGAACATCAATATGATTGAATGTGTAATTTGCCTTGATCTGCaa TGTGAAGTGATTTTCTTACCCTGCGGACACCTCTGCTGTTGCTCCCCTTGcgcgaataaaatttctgCAGAGTGTCCAATGTGCAGAAGTTCAATAGAGCGCAAAGTTCGAGTTGTGCAGCCTTAA
- the LOC105669224 gene encoding E3 ubiquitin-protein ligase LRSAM1-like isoform X4 has protein sequence MQIRRMSRKHGSKANADYKARLEYKLYLARENPEPVFDVSECALKHVPSGIYSLCKVFRKKSLLMFDNKLSSLSGGGALSDLSLLTVLDIHGNEFNSLSSDIMYLTSLKELYLQDNNIRKLPNEIVHLSKLTILNVSRNNLKQLPEGIGQMQQLTNLDISYNKSLQKLPKSLGYAQQLTSLNIDGLNLLYPPQDILDGGTIVIIAFLANESGIEYSPEDSVSETDISRDISSDDMQTEHRQNALLAVEKNIKQQQEYEMEVQSTLKAHRKKLLENLALQQIQLEQELEKVQQERDINRTRLLSYIYNAEKEADNVIKEFLKNSEEERQSQAELVEQEKQEEMQLLSSCHSEQSLLRMKDILLAMEKLLEEEMCRARKLEEYTKYRDYNAQSLLTLEVRKNDHLAQVVHDQEKNRQDLVDSLRQDEVLQKAAVAALLERSDARSWSIVQQVNLVQSQLAALTNIELERRKLEINQQLNEIADRRVALTAILIDLLEQQKTRRDQLLETINTIEQQRCISNARRGSLFWLMQYQSLMEARPQGLLEMLEPMLVRHVAIAGALHCLPFLAKLPSLLPNISDEQLQDIGINCEKDRAAIMLAVENYLAEVKLNESRSLAMPSAPLEEASTSNQDCNLVQNINMIECVICLDLQCEVIFLPCGHLCCCSPCANKISAECPMCRSSIERKVRVVQP, from the exons ATGCAAATAAGGAGGATGTCGAGGAAGCACGGGAGCAAGGCTAACGCCGATTACAAAGCGCGGCTTGAGTACAAGTTGTACCTG GCCAGAGAAAATCCAGAGCCAGTGTTTGATGTGTCGGAATGTGCCTTGAAGCATGTGCCATCGGGTATTTATTCGCTCTGCAAGGTGTTCCGAAAGAAGAGCCTGCTAATGTTTGATAACAAGCTGAGCTCCCTCTCGGGTGGAGGTGCCTTAAGTGATCTGTCGCTGCTAACTGTCTTAGACATTCATGGaaatgaatttaattcattatcttCGGATATTATGTATCTCACTTCTCTCAAG GAACTTTATTTGCAAGACAACAATATTCGCAAACTGCCTAATGAAATAGTTCACTTGAGTAAATTAACAATTCTAAATGTCTCGAGGAACAACTTAAAACAATTACCTGAGGGTATTGGACAGATGCAGCAGCTTACCAATTTGGACATCAGCTACAATAAATCACTGCAGAAGTTGCCCAAATCTCTGGGTTATGCTCAACAATTAACAAGTTTGAATATCGATGGACTGAATCTTTTGTATCCACCTCAAGATATTTTGGATGGCGGCACGATAGTGATCATCGCGTTTCTGGCGAACGAGAGTGGCATCGAGTATTCGCCAGAAGATTCCGTATCTGAGACCGATATTTCAAGAGACATAAGTTCGGATGACATGCAGACG GAACATCGACAAAATGCCTTGTTGGCGGTTgagaaaaacataaaacaacAGCAGGAATATGAGATGGAAGTACAATCCACACTTAAAGCGCACAGgaaaaaa CTTTTGGAAAATTTAGCGTTGCAGCAGATACAATTGGAGCAAGAACTCGAGAAAGTGCAGCAGGAAAGAGATATAAATCGAACGCGTTTACTTTCGTATATTTACAATG cTGAAAAGGAAGCCGACAATGTGATTAAAGAATTTCTAAAGAACAGCGAAGAGGAAAGACAAAGTCAAGCAGAATTAGTGGAACAGGAGAAGCAGGAGGAGATGCAATTGTTAAGCTCTTGTCACTCGGAACAATCTCTACTGCGTATGAAAGATATTCTCC TTGCAATGGAGAAATTATTGGAGGAAGAAATGTGCAGAGCGAGGAAATTGGAGGAATATACGAAATATAGAGATTACAATGCGCAATCACTGCTTACGCT AGAGGTGAGGAAGAACGACCATTTGGCGCAGGTAGTACACGACCAGGAGAAAAACAGACAAGACCTCGTCGACAGCTTACGCCAGGACGAAGTTTTGCAGAAAGCGGCAGTTGCAGCATTGCTGGAACGTAGCGACGCACGCTCCTGGAGCATTGTGCAGCAAGTGAACCTAGTGCAGTCGCAATTGGCCGCGCTCACCAACATTGAGCTTGAAAGGAGAAAGTTGGAGATCAATCAGCAACTT aatgaaATTGCTGATAGACGCGTGGCTTTAACAGCCATTCTTATAGACTTATTGGAACAGCAGAAAACCAGGAGAGACCAGTTACTAGAAACAATTAACACAATAGAGCAACAGCGATGCATctct AATGCGAGACGGGGCAGTTTGTTCTGGCTGATGCAGTACCAATCTCTGATGGAAGCCCGACCGCAAGGATTGCTGGAGATGTTGGAACCTATGCTGGTACGACACGTGGCGATAGCAGGAGCTTTACACTGCCTTCCATTCCTGGCTAAATTGCCGTCTTTGCTGCCGAACATCAGCGACGAACAGTTACAAGAT ATTggtataaattgtgaaaaggATCGCGCTGCTATAATGTTGGCAGTTGAAAATTATCTGGCAGAGGTAAAATTGAACGAATCCAGATCACTCGCAATGCCTTCCGCACCTCTCGAAGAAGCATCGACCAGTAATCAGGACTGTAATCTCGTTCAGAACATCAATATGATTGAATGTGTAATTTGCCTTGATCTGCaa TGTGAAGTGATTTTCTTACCCTGCGGACACCTCTGCTGTTGCTCCCCTTGcgcgaataaaatttctgCAGAGTGTCCAATGTGCAGAAGTTCAATAGAGCGCAAAGTTCGAGTTGTGCAGCCTTAA
- the RpS15 gene encoding small ribosomal subunit protein uS19 — MAEADETQKKKRTFRKFTFRGVDLDQLLDMPNEQLMDLMHARARRRFSHGLKRKSMALVKKLRKAKKETPPNEKPEIVKTHLRNMIIVPEMVGSIVGVYNGKTFNQVEIKPEMIGHYLGEFSVTYKPVKHGRPGIGATHSSRFIPLK, encoded by the exons ATGGCCGAG GCTGATGAAACtcagaagaagaagaggaccTTCAGGAAGTTCACCTTCCGAGGAGTGGACCTCGACCAACTCCTGGATATGCCAAA tgagCAGCTGATGGATTTAATGCACGCGAGAGCACGTAGACGTTTCTCTCATggtttgaaaagaaaatctaTGGCACTTGTCAAGAAGCTGCGCAAGGCTAAAAAGGAAACTCCGCCCAATGAGAAACCAGAAATTGTCAAGACCCACTTGCGTAATATGATCATTGTTCCAGAAATGGTCGGCTCGATTGTTGGTGTGTACAACGGTAAAACTTTCAATCAAGTTGAAATCAAGCCAGAAATGATTGGACATTATCTTGGAGAATTCTCTGTTACGTACAAACCTGTAAAGCATGGTAGGCCTGGTATTGGTGCTACGCACTCTTCGCGATTTATTCCACTCAAATAA
- the LOC105669224 gene encoding E3 ubiquitin-protein ligase LRSAM1-like isoform X1, with the protein MQIRRMSRKHGSKANADYKARLEYKLYLARENPEPVFDVSECALKHVPSGIYSLCKVFRKKSLLMFDNKLSSLSGGGALSDLSLLTVLDIHGNEFNSLSSDIMYLTSLKELYLQDNNIRKLPNEIVHLSKLTILNVSRNNLKQLPEGIGQMQQLTNLDISYNKSLQKLPKSLGYAQQLTSLNIDGLNLLYPPQDILDGGTIVIIAFLANESGIEYSPEDSVSETDISRDISSDDMQTVYNNKSNDVQAALQKLDKMKEHRQNALLAVEKNIKQQQEYEMEVQSTLKAHRKKLLENLALQQIQLEQELEKVQQERDINRTRLLSYIYNAEKEADNVIKEFLKNSEEERQSQAELVEQEKQEEMQLLSSCHSEQSLLRMKDILLAMEKLLEEEMCRARKLEEYTKYRDYNAQSLLTLEVRKNDHLAQVVHDQEKNRQDLVDSLRQDEVLQKAAVAALLERSDARSWSIVQQVNLVQSQLAALTNIELERRKLEINQQLNEIADRRVALTAILIDLLEQQKTRRDQLLETINTIEQQRCISNARRGSLFWLMQYQSLMEARPQGLLEMLEPMLVRHVAIAGALHCLPFLAKLPSLLPNISDEQLQDIGINCEKDRAAIMLAVENYLAEVKLNESRSLAMPSAPLEEASTSNQDCNLVQNINMIECVICLDLQCEVIFLPCGHLCCCSPCANKISAECPMCRSSIERKVRVVQP; encoded by the exons ATGCAAATAAGGAGGATGTCGAGGAAGCACGGGAGCAAGGCTAACGCCGATTACAAAGCGCGGCTTGAGTACAAGTTGTACCTG GCCAGAGAAAATCCAGAGCCAGTGTTTGATGTGTCGGAATGTGCCTTGAAGCATGTGCCATCGGGTATTTATTCGCTCTGCAAGGTGTTCCGAAAGAAGAGCCTGCTAATGTTTGATAACAAGCTGAGCTCCCTCTCGGGTGGAGGTGCCTTAAGTGATCTGTCGCTGCTAACTGTCTTAGACATTCATGGaaatgaatttaattcattatcttCGGATATTATGTATCTCACTTCTCTCAAG GAACTTTATTTGCAAGACAACAATATTCGCAAACTGCCTAATGAAATAGTTCACTTGAGTAAATTAACAATTCTAAATGTCTCGAGGAACAACTTAAAACAATTACCTGAGGGTATTGGACAGATGCAGCAGCTTACCAATTTGGACATCAGCTACAATAAATCACTGCAGAAGTTGCCCAAATCTCTGGGTTATGCTCAACAATTAACAAGTTTGAATATCGATGGACTGAATCTTTTGTATCCACCTCAAGATATTTTGGATGGCGGCACGATAGTGATCATCGCGTTTCTGGCGAACGAGAGTGGCATCGAGTATTCGCCAGAAGATTCCGTATCTGAGACCGATATTTCAAGAGACATAAGTTCGGATGACATGCAGACGGTATATAACAATAAGAGTAATGATGTGCAG gCAGCGTTACAGAAGCTAGACAAAATGAAG GAACATCGACAAAATGCCTTGTTGGCGGTTgagaaaaacataaaacaacAGCAGGAATATGAGATGGAAGTACAATCCACACTTAAAGCGCACAGgaaaaaa CTTTTGGAAAATTTAGCGTTGCAGCAGATACAATTGGAGCAAGAACTCGAGAAAGTGCAGCAGGAAAGAGATATAAATCGAACGCGTTTACTTTCGTATATTTACAATG cTGAAAAGGAAGCCGACAATGTGATTAAAGAATTTCTAAAGAACAGCGAAGAGGAAAGACAAAGTCAAGCAGAATTAGTGGAACAGGAGAAGCAGGAGGAGATGCAATTGTTAAGCTCTTGTCACTCGGAACAATCTCTACTGCGTATGAAAGATATTCTCC TTGCAATGGAGAAATTATTGGAGGAAGAAATGTGCAGAGCGAGGAAATTGGAGGAATATACGAAATATAGAGATTACAATGCGCAATCACTGCTTACGCT AGAGGTGAGGAAGAACGACCATTTGGCGCAGGTAGTACACGACCAGGAGAAAAACAGACAAGACCTCGTCGACAGCTTACGCCAGGACGAAGTTTTGCAGAAAGCGGCAGTTGCAGCATTGCTGGAACGTAGCGACGCACGCTCCTGGAGCATTGTGCAGCAAGTGAACCTAGTGCAGTCGCAATTGGCCGCGCTCACCAACATTGAGCTTGAAAGGAGAAAGTTGGAGATCAATCAGCAACTT aatgaaATTGCTGATAGACGCGTGGCTTTAACAGCCATTCTTATAGACTTATTGGAACAGCAGAAAACCAGGAGAGACCAGTTACTAGAAACAATTAACACAATAGAGCAACAGCGATGCATctct AATGCGAGACGGGGCAGTTTGTTCTGGCTGATGCAGTACCAATCTCTGATGGAAGCCCGACCGCAAGGATTGCTGGAGATGTTGGAACCTATGCTGGTACGACACGTGGCGATAGCAGGAGCTTTACACTGCCTTCCATTCCTGGCTAAATTGCCGTCTTTGCTGCCGAACATCAGCGACGAACAGTTACAAGAT ATTggtataaattgtgaaaaggATCGCGCTGCTATAATGTTGGCAGTTGAAAATTATCTGGCAGAGGTAAAATTGAACGAATCCAGATCACTCGCAATGCCTTCCGCACCTCTCGAAGAAGCATCGACCAGTAATCAGGACTGTAATCTCGTTCAGAACATCAATATGATTGAATGTGTAATTTGCCTTGATCTGCaa TGTGAAGTGATTTTCTTACCCTGCGGACACCTCTGCTGTTGCTCCCCTTGcgcgaataaaatttctgCAGAGTGTCCAATGTGCAGAAGTTCAATAGAGCGCAAAGTTCGAGTTGTGCAGCCTTAA
- the Rbsn-5 gene encoding rabenosyn-5 — MAGNGEVLEGFICPICMTDFKAPKYLTKHFEEVHNDDPEILKSLKDLFGKAKKKILKQDDIPEMFSNAIPQDKRQSPEINWGPQEIGAITSHTRYFKDIRNARLERYAYETNKLLIRLDKLLNNLPSDPVDRKAHERTIVPWIDEKDVKLCPNCAKSFHLARRKHHCRLCGAVMCHNCTVFLSLVDARKMTSPVSVQDDSALSPTSERTFPERIVRAGIGLTKLARSPSSGSLNSVLSLVNDPASGEQHFRVCTHCINLLDAREMQKAKQFDKPIVCEFYEKMREYMNEASQHLAMYNKMWESLKEGEAMYDLDDAQSLRVKLAKLGENIDATSKRILVLGVKKNTEAELQGAQGQELRLYQMVRTSAMIFLKEELLTLQPLPTTEEYAALQEERQKRIEARIAYERQLEEEQREKPKEQRKKDMWNLDNSLPAKTNQAQAMVAQSQGWGPSNVAPMMSSSMDPIIEQMSNLRAYIKQARADCKYDEVATLESNLRELQSAYFAMKQNNSSDG, encoded by the exons ATGGCTGGGAACGGCGAAGTGCTGGAGGGATTCATATGCCCTATATGCATGACTGATTTCAAAGCGCCGAAGTATTTAACGAAGCATTTTGAGGAAGTTCATAATGACGACCCGGAGATTTTGAAGTCGCTGAAAG ATTTATTTGGCAAAGCcaagaaaaagattttgaaGCAAGATGATATACCAGAAATGTTTTCAAATGCAATACCACAGGACAAAAGACAAAGTCCTGAAATTAATTGGGGACCACAAGAAATAG gTGCAATTACATCTcatacgagatattttaaagaCATAAGAAATGCTCGACTTGAGAGATACGcatatgaaacaaataaacttCTTATAAggttagataaattattaaataatttaccatCAGATCCTGTCGACAGAAAAg CCCATGAACGCACCATTGTACCATGGATTGATGAAAAGGATGTGAAGTTATGTCCCAATTGTGCCAAAAGCTTTCATTTGGCAAGGCGAAAACATCACTGTAGACTCTGCGGGGCAGTTATGTGCCATAACTGTACAGTATTTCTGTCTTTAGTTGATGCAC GAAAAATGACTAGCCCTGTATCTGTACAAGACGATTCTGCTCTTTCTCCTACGTCAGAACGGACGTTTCCCGAAAGGATAGTACGTGCAGGTATCGGTCTCACCAAATTGGCACGATCACCTTCCAGTGGTAGTTTAAATAGTGTCTTATCGTTAGTTAATGATCCAGCTAGTGGCGAACAGCACTTTAGAGTTTGTACTCATTGTATAAATCTGCTTGATGCAAGGGAGATGCAAAAAGCAAAGCAGTTTGATAAACCAATCGTTTGTGAGTTTTATGAGAAAATGCGAGAGTACATGAACGAAGCCTCGCAACATTTGGCAATGTACAACAAAATGTGGGAGTCATTAAA agaagGAGAGGCTATGTATGATTTAGACGATGCTCAATCATTACGAGTCAAGTTAGCCAAATTGGGTGAAAATATCGATGCTACTAGCAAGAGAATTCTCGTCCTTggtgtaaagaaaaatacagaaGCTGAGTTGCAAGGAGCACAAGGGCAAGAACTGAGGCTGTATCAGATGGTTAGAACATCAGCGATGATATTCCTAAAGGAAGAATTGTTAACTCTGCAACCATTGCCCACGACAGAAGAATACGCTGCTTTACAAGAGGAACGTCAGAAAAGAATTGAAGCTCGAATAGCGTACGAGCGACAATTGGAAGAAGAACAACGAGAGAAGCCGAAAGAACAACGTAAGAAAGATATGTGGAATTTAGACAACAGTCTACCTGCAAAAACTAATCAG gcACAGGCAATGGTAGCTCAGTCTCAAGGCTGGGGTCCATCCAATGTTGCACCCATGATGTCTTCCTCTATGGATCCAATAATCGAACAAATGAGTAATCTTCGAGCATACATCAAACAAGCTCGCGCTGATTGCAAATACGATGAAGTTGCGACACTAGAAAGCAATCTTCGAGAGCTTCAAAGTGCCTACTTTGctatgaaacaaaataacagTAGCGACGGATAG
- the LOC105669224 gene encoding E3 ubiquitin-protein ligase LRSAM1-like isoform X3: MQIRRMSRKHGSKANADYKARLEYKLYLARENPEPVFDVSECALKHVPSGIYSLCKVFRKKSLLMFDNKLSSLSGGGALSDLSLLTVLDIHGNEFNSLSSDIMYLTSLKELYLQDNNIRKLPNEIVHLSKLTILNVSRNNLKQLPEGIGQMQQLTNLDISYNKSLQKLPKSLGYAQQLTSLNIDGLNLLYPPQDILDGGTIVIIAFLANESGIEYSPEDSVSETDISRDISSDDMQTAALQKLDKMKEHRQNALLAVEKNIKQQQEYEMEVQSTLKAHRKKLLENLALQQIQLEQELEKVQQERDINRTRLLSYIYNAEKEADNVIKEFLKNSEEERQSQAELVEQEKQEEMQLLSSCHSEQSLLRMKDILLAMEKLLEEEMCRARKLEEYTKYRDYNAQSLLTLEVRKNDHLAQVVHDQEKNRQDLVDSLRQDEVLQKAAVAALLERSDARSWSIVQQVNLVQSQLAALTNIELERRKLEINQQLNEIADRRVALTAILIDLLEQQKTRRDQLLETINTIEQQRCISNARRGSLFWLMQYQSLMEARPQGLLEMLEPMLVRHVAIAGALHCLPFLAKLPSLLPNISDEQLQDIGINCEKDRAAIMLAVENYLAEVKLNESRSLAMPSAPLEEASTSNQDCNLVQNINMIECVICLDLQCEVIFLPCGHLCCCSPCANKISAECPMCRSSIERKVRVVQP, encoded by the exons ATGCAAATAAGGAGGATGTCGAGGAAGCACGGGAGCAAGGCTAACGCCGATTACAAAGCGCGGCTTGAGTACAAGTTGTACCTG GCCAGAGAAAATCCAGAGCCAGTGTTTGATGTGTCGGAATGTGCCTTGAAGCATGTGCCATCGGGTATTTATTCGCTCTGCAAGGTGTTCCGAAAGAAGAGCCTGCTAATGTTTGATAACAAGCTGAGCTCCCTCTCGGGTGGAGGTGCCTTAAGTGATCTGTCGCTGCTAACTGTCTTAGACATTCATGGaaatgaatttaattcattatcttCGGATATTATGTATCTCACTTCTCTCAAG GAACTTTATTTGCAAGACAACAATATTCGCAAACTGCCTAATGAAATAGTTCACTTGAGTAAATTAACAATTCTAAATGTCTCGAGGAACAACTTAAAACAATTACCTGAGGGTATTGGACAGATGCAGCAGCTTACCAATTTGGACATCAGCTACAATAAATCACTGCAGAAGTTGCCCAAATCTCTGGGTTATGCTCAACAATTAACAAGTTTGAATATCGATGGACTGAATCTTTTGTATCCACCTCAAGATATTTTGGATGGCGGCACGATAGTGATCATCGCGTTTCTGGCGAACGAGAGTGGCATCGAGTATTCGCCAGAAGATTCCGTATCTGAGACCGATATTTCAAGAGACATAAGTTCGGATGACATGCAGACG gCAGCGTTACAGAAGCTAGACAAAATGAAG GAACATCGACAAAATGCCTTGTTGGCGGTTgagaaaaacataaaacaacAGCAGGAATATGAGATGGAAGTACAATCCACACTTAAAGCGCACAGgaaaaaa CTTTTGGAAAATTTAGCGTTGCAGCAGATACAATTGGAGCAAGAACTCGAGAAAGTGCAGCAGGAAAGAGATATAAATCGAACGCGTTTACTTTCGTATATTTACAATG cTGAAAAGGAAGCCGACAATGTGATTAAAGAATTTCTAAAGAACAGCGAAGAGGAAAGACAAAGTCAAGCAGAATTAGTGGAACAGGAGAAGCAGGAGGAGATGCAATTGTTAAGCTCTTGTCACTCGGAACAATCTCTACTGCGTATGAAAGATATTCTCC TTGCAATGGAGAAATTATTGGAGGAAGAAATGTGCAGAGCGAGGAAATTGGAGGAATATACGAAATATAGAGATTACAATGCGCAATCACTGCTTACGCT AGAGGTGAGGAAGAACGACCATTTGGCGCAGGTAGTACACGACCAGGAGAAAAACAGACAAGACCTCGTCGACAGCTTACGCCAGGACGAAGTTTTGCAGAAAGCGGCAGTTGCAGCATTGCTGGAACGTAGCGACGCACGCTCCTGGAGCATTGTGCAGCAAGTGAACCTAGTGCAGTCGCAATTGGCCGCGCTCACCAACATTGAGCTTGAAAGGAGAAAGTTGGAGATCAATCAGCAACTT aatgaaATTGCTGATAGACGCGTGGCTTTAACAGCCATTCTTATAGACTTATTGGAACAGCAGAAAACCAGGAGAGACCAGTTACTAGAAACAATTAACACAATAGAGCAACAGCGATGCATctct AATGCGAGACGGGGCAGTTTGTTCTGGCTGATGCAGTACCAATCTCTGATGGAAGCCCGACCGCAAGGATTGCTGGAGATGTTGGAACCTATGCTGGTACGACACGTGGCGATAGCAGGAGCTTTACACTGCCTTCCATTCCTGGCTAAATTGCCGTCTTTGCTGCCGAACATCAGCGACGAACAGTTACAAGAT ATTggtataaattgtgaaaaggATCGCGCTGCTATAATGTTGGCAGTTGAAAATTATCTGGCAGAGGTAAAATTGAACGAATCCAGATCACTCGCAATGCCTTCCGCACCTCTCGAAGAAGCATCGACCAGTAATCAGGACTGTAATCTCGTTCAGAACATCAATATGATTGAATGTGTAATTTGCCTTGATCTGCaa TGTGAAGTGATTTTCTTACCCTGCGGACACCTCTGCTGTTGCTCCCCTTGcgcgaataaaatttctgCAGAGTGTCCAATGTGCAGAAGTTCAATAGAGCGCAAAGTTCGAGTTGTGCAGCCTTAA